One Amorphoplanes digitatis genomic window carries:
- a CDS encoding sirohydrochlorin chelatase — translation MSLPVLLAVAHGTRSAAGQAQIRDLVDRVACRRPDVDVRLAFADVQHPRVGEAIQGPDTVVVPLLLSSGYHVRVDIAEAVAGAGAVATAPLGPDPVLVESLRRHLGDAGTVVLAAAGSSDPGWRADIADVAARLNAHVAYASGAELRVPDVVADLRARGARRITVAAYLLAEGLFYRSLHRAGADAVTPPLCADPAVVDLVLARYQHLTLAPSRL, via the coding sequence ATGAGCCTCCCCGTGCTGTTGGCGGTGGCGCACGGTACCCGGTCCGCGGCCGGACAGGCGCAGATCCGTGACCTGGTCGACCGTGTCGCCTGCCGGCGCCCGGACGTGGACGTCCGGCTCGCCTTCGCCGACGTGCAGCACCCCCGCGTCGGCGAGGCGATCCAGGGCCCGGACACCGTGGTCGTGCCGCTGCTGCTGTCGTCCGGCTACCACGTACGCGTGGACATCGCCGAGGCCGTCGCCGGCGCCGGCGCGGTCGCCACCGCCCCGCTCGGCCCGGATCCCGTGCTGGTCGAGAGCCTGCGGCGGCACCTCGGTGACGCCGGCACGGTGGTACTGGCCGCGGCGGGCTCCTCGGATCCGGGCTGGCGTGCCGACATCGCCGACGTCGCCGCCCGGCTGAACGCGCACGTGGCGTACGCTTCCGGCGCCGAGCTGCGGGTGCCCGACGTGGTCGCCGACCTCCGTGCGCGCGGCGCGCGGCGGATAACCGTCGCGGCGTACCTGCTGGCCGAGGGCCTGTTCTACCGTTCGCTGCACCGGGCCGGCGCCGACGCCGTGACGCCGCCGCTCTGCGCCGACCCAGCGGTAGTCGATCTTGTGCTCGCCCGTTACCAGCACCTCACATTGGCGCCGAGCCGCTTGTAG
- a CDS encoding uroporphyrinogen-III synthase — MADLTGPVTPASAPAPDAPAAPLAGYTVAVTAERRRDELAALFQRRGAKVVIAPAITIVPLGDDQALHAATEACVGLAPDIVVATTGIGFRGWLEAAEGWGMGDTLRAALSRARLIARGAKPCGAIRAADLSEDWSAPSESCEEILERLLAQGIAGRRIAVQLHGGPQAEFVAGLRAAGAAVVEVPVYRWTLPPDVAPVRRLVGQLAAGQVDAVTFTSAPAVQALLEIAGDDAADVLDRFRTGTMAACVGPVTAASLVERDIPVVTPHRSRLGALVKVVTDELPRRAARLTVAGTLLEIRGHAVLIDGRLQTLAPAAMAILGVLAARPGAVVPKDRLAGSLPRGNDGHAVDVAIARLRTALGSAGHIETVIKRGYRLRVDEVAT; from the coding sequence ATGGCCGACCTGACCGGGCCGGTGACGCCTGCGAGCGCTCCCGCCCCTGATGCCCCCGCAGCGCCGCTCGCCGGTTACACCGTCGCGGTCACCGCCGAACGGCGCCGCGACGAGCTCGCGGCCCTGTTCCAGCGGCGCGGCGCCAAGGTGGTGATCGCGCCCGCGATCACGATCGTTCCGCTCGGCGACGACCAGGCGCTGCACGCCGCGACCGAGGCCTGCGTCGGCCTCGCGCCCGACATCGTGGTCGCCACCACCGGTATCGGCTTCCGGGGCTGGCTCGAGGCCGCCGAGGGCTGGGGGATGGGCGACACCCTGCGGGCCGCGCTCAGCCGGGCCCGGCTCATCGCCCGCGGCGCCAAGCCCTGCGGTGCGATCCGGGCCGCCGATCTGAGCGAGGACTGGTCGGCGCCGAGCGAGTCGTGCGAGGAGATCCTCGAGCGGCTGCTGGCGCAGGGCATCGCCGGGCGGCGCATCGCGGTGCAGCTGCACGGCGGGCCGCAGGCGGAGTTCGTAGCCGGCCTGCGGGCGGCCGGCGCCGCCGTCGTGGAGGTGCCGGTGTACCGCTGGACGCTGCCGCCGGACGTCGCGCCCGTACGGCGGCTCGTCGGTCAGCTCGCCGCCGGCCAGGTCGACGCCGTCACGTTCACCAGCGCACCGGCGGTGCAGGCGCTGCTGGAGATCGCCGGGGACGACGCCGCCGACGTGCTCGACCGGTTCCGCACCGGCACGATGGCCGCCTGCGTCGGCCCGGTCACCGCCGCCTCGCTCGTCGAACGGGACATCCCGGTGGTGACGCCGCACCGCTCCCGGCTGGGCGCCCTGGTCAAGGTCGTCACCGACGAGCTGCCGCGGCGGGCCGCGCGGCTCACGGTCGCCGGCACGCTCCTGGAGATCCGCGGCCACGCCGTGCTCATCGACGGCCGGCTACAGACCCTCGCGCCGGCCGCGATGGCGATACTCGGCGTGCTCGCGGCCCGGCCGGGCGCGGTCGTGCCCAAGGACCGCCTCGCCGGCTCCCTGCCGCGGGGCAACGACGGGCACGCCGTCGACGTCGCGATCGCCCGGCTGCGCACCGCGCTCGGCTCCGCCGGCCACATCGAGACGGTCATCAAACGCGGCTACCGCCTCCGCGTCGACGAGGTGGCGACATGA
- a CDS encoding antitoxin, whose translation MGLLDKVKDLANKHDDKVDQGLEKVGDQIDTRTGGKFAQHVDKGVDEAQRRTGSGDTVQ comes from the coding sequence ATGGGTCTCCTCGACAAGGTAAAGGACCTGGCCAACAAGCACGACGACAAGGTCGACCAAGGTCTGGAAAAGGTCGGCGATCAGATCGACACACGGACCGGCGGCAAGTTCGCCCAACACGTCGACAAGGGCGTGGACGAGGCGCAGCGGCGGACGGGATCCGGCGACACCGTTCAGTAG
- a CDS encoding AI-2E family transporter: protein MGESGNGRVARHTLVVLGLLLATLTVVFLGYETRRVLTWIAIAAFFAVALHPAVTWMTRKVRFCKRWLATLLVYLATVAVLGGLVTLFVLPLAHEAGQVVANFPTFVEDLQNGRGPAGRLIERFHLLEYAQNNSDRIREYASGLGAPTLSFLRAMATGVAGIVTIFVLSYLMVLEAPKIVDGFLGLFPPRRAEHLRRVGRDCARTITGYITGNLLISAICGTLTFVVLTVMGVPFAGLIALFVGLADLIPLVGATLGAVVATAAALFESTTAGIVVLVFFVLYQQLENHLLQPLIFARTVKLNPLTVLVAILIGVELAGLLGALLAIPVAGILQILARDIWDTHRGRLTAEPTAGEDRQAERAAAAGAADTHSALTTSAAEPELSRSTNTRND, encoded by the coding sequence ATGGGGGAATCAGGCAACGGTAGGGTCGCGCGTCACACGCTGGTCGTCCTCGGCCTGCTGCTCGCCACGCTCACGGTCGTGTTCCTGGGGTACGAGACCCGCAGGGTATTGACCTGGATCGCCATAGCGGCCTTCTTCGCGGTGGCGCTGCACCCGGCCGTGACCTGGATGACCCGCAAGGTGAGGTTCTGCAAACGCTGGCTGGCGACACTGCTCGTCTACCTGGCGACGGTCGCGGTGCTGGGAGGCCTGGTCACGCTGTTCGTCCTGCCGCTGGCGCACGAGGCGGGCCAGGTGGTCGCGAACTTCCCGACGTTCGTCGAGGATCTTCAGAACGGTCGTGGACCGGCCGGACGGCTGATCGAGCGATTCCACCTCCTCGAATACGCGCAGAACAACTCCGACCGGATCCGTGAGTACGCGTCCGGCCTGGGCGCACCGACGCTGTCGTTCCTGCGCGCGATGGCCACCGGCGTCGCCGGCATCGTGACCATCTTCGTGCTGTCGTACCTGATGGTCCTGGAAGCGCCGAAGATCGTCGACGGGTTCCTCGGCCTGTTTCCCCCGCGGCGTGCCGAGCACCTCCGTCGCGTCGGCCGGGACTGCGCCAGGACGATCACCGGCTACATCACCGGCAATCTCCTGATCAGCGCCATCTGCGGGACGCTGACCTTCGTGGTGCTCACGGTGATGGGTGTTCCGTTCGCGGGCCTGATCGCGCTGTTCGTCGGGCTTGCCGACCTCATCCCGCTGGTCGGCGCCACGCTCGGCGCGGTCGTCGCCACCGCCGCCGCGCTCTTCGAATCGACAACGGCCGGGATCGTGGTCCTGGTCTTCTTCGTGCTCTACCAGCAACTGGAGAATCACCTGCTCCAACCCCTGATCTTCGCCCGTACGGTGAAGCTGAACCCGCTCACCGTCCTCGTCGCGATCCTCATCGGGGTGGAACTAGCCGGGCTCCTCGGCGCGCTGCTGGCGATCCCGGTCGCCGGCATCCTGCAGATCCTCGCCCGTGACATCTGGGACACCCACCGCGGACGCCTCACGGCCGAACCCACGGCCGGCGAGGACCGCCAGGCCGAGCGCGCCGCCGCCGCAGGGGCGGCCGACACCCACTCCGCCTTGACAACGAGCGCCGCCGAACCGGAGCTGTCCCGCTCCACCAACACCCGCAACGACTGA
- a CDS encoding PQQ-dependent sugar dehydrogenase, translating into MRRRIAFPGVLITLTLGIGAGAVASATPAAALEPDLDNPQVVATGLTVPWGLGFLPDGSALVAERNSARVLQLRPGAAPATVATVNGVAPAGEAGLLGLAVSPTFAQDRYVYVYFTAATDNRIARFRLDAPQNQAVILSGLAKASIHDGGRIAFGPDGMLYAGVGDAGNTANSQNPQSRNGKILRMRPDGGVPASGNPFPGSLVYSLGHRNVQGLAWDAQGRMYASEFGQNTWDEVNHIVAGGNYGWPTVEGRAADARFRDPIVVWTTAEASPSGATIDGTTLYVAALRGQRMWSVPLDGAGGAGTPVPLLRGRYGRLRTAERAPDGSLWITTSNRDGRGSPVAADDRVIRFPARASSDGEA; encoded by the coding sequence ATGCGAAGAAGGATCGCCTTCCCGGGCGTGCTGATCACCCTGACCCTCGGCATCGGCGCGGGTGCCGTCGCGAGCGCTACGCCGGCCGCCGCGCTCGAGCCCGATCTCGACAACCCGCAGGTGGTGGCGACGGGGCTGACCGTGCCGTGGGGTCTCGGATTCCTGCCCGACGGCAGCGCGCTGGTCGCGGAACGCAACAGCGCCCGCGTCCTTCAGCTGCGCCCGGGCGCCGCCCCGGCCACCGTCGCCACCGTCAACGGCGTCGCGCCGGCCGGCGAGGCGGGCCTGCTCGGCCTGGCGGTGTCACCGACGTTCGCGCAGGACCGGTACGTCTACGTCTACTTCACGGCCGCCACGGACAACCGGATCGCCCGGTTCCGCCTCGACGCGCCGCAGAACCAGGCGGTGATCCTCAGCGGGCTGGCCAAGGCGAGCATCCACGACGGCGGGCGCATCGCGTTCGGCCCGGACGGCATGCTCTACGCGGGCGTCGGCGACGCCGGCAACACGGCCAACTCCCAGAACCCGCAGAGCCGCAACGGCAAGATCCTGCGGATGCGACCGGACGGCGGCGTCCCCGCGTCCGGCAACCCGTTCCCCGGCTCGCTGGTATACAGCCTGGGCCACCGCAACGTGCAGGGCCTGGCCTGGGACGCACAGGGCCGGATGTACGCCTCGGAGTTCGGCCAGAACACCTGGGACGAGGTCAACCACATCGTGGCCGGCGGCAACTACGGGTGGCCCACCGTCGAGGGCCGCGCCGCCGACGCCCGGTTCCGCGACCCGATCGTCGTGTGGACCACGGCGGAGGCGTCACCCAGCGGCGCGACGATCGACGGCACCACCCTGTACGTCGCCGCGCTGCGCGGCCAGCGAATGTGGTCGGTCCCGCTCGACGGCGCCGGCGGGGCCGGCACCCCGGTCCCGCTGCTGCGGGGCCGGTACGGGCGGCTGCGCACCGCGGAACGGGCGCCCGACGGGTCGCTCTGGATCACCACCAGCAACCGTGACGGCCGCGGCTCCCCGGTCGCCGCCGACGACCGGGTGATCCGCTTCCCGGCCCGGGCCTCCTCAGATGGTGAAGCGTGA